The Pleomorphomonas sp. T1.2MG-36 DNA segment GCCGCCATCGAGACTCGCCGGCAGCGACAGGCGCCGATTTTCGTTGACCAGCGACACGGCCGCATACTGGGCGATCATGAAACCGGAACCGACGCCACTGTCGGCGGCAAGAAAAGCCGGCAACCCGCTCACCAGTGGATTGACGAGACGGTCGAGACGACGCTCGGCCATGGCGGCGACCTCGGCCACGGCAATCGCCAGGTGATCGAGGGCCAACCCCACGGCCGCTCCGACCGCGTGTGCTTCCGAATGAACGCCGGGCTCATCCGGCGTGCCGACGATGGCAGGGTTGTCGGATACTGACGCAAGTTCCCGCTCGACGACGTCGGCGGCGACGGCGAAGGCATCGCGCGCCGCCCCGTGAACATGTGGCACGGCGCGCATCGACAGCGCATCCTGCGTCTTGCGACCGGCACCGGCCGCGACGATACCGCTGCCGGCGAGCCGGTCGCGCAGGGTTGCGCCAACAGCCTGAAGAGCGGGCGACACCCGCAAGGACAGCGCAGCCGGATCGAAGGCCGCCGGATTTCCCATCAGCGCTTCGATCGTCAGCGCGGCGATGGCATCGGCCCAGCCCAACAGCCGCTCGGCGCGTTTCAGAGCCAGCGACGCCAGACCCGTCGCGCAGGGAATGCCATTGACCAGCGACAATCCCTCCTTGGCGCCGAGCTCAAGCGGAACGAGACCCGCTACGGCCAGCGCCTCGGCCCCGGTGACGATCCTGTCGCCCACCCGCGCTCGGCCGGAGCCGACCAGCACCAGCGCGATGTGAGCCATGTGGCTGAGATAGCCCACCGACCCCTTGGCCGGCACCACCGGTGTGACATCGGCATTGAGAAGGCGCACCAGGGCTTCGACCACCTGGAGCCTCACACCGGAATGCCCGAGCGCGTAATTGCTGACCGCCGTCGCCATGATCGCGCGCGTCTCGACGATGCCGAGCGGGGCGCCGATGCCGGTAGCATGACTCATCAGGATGTTGTGCGACAGTTGCCGTTGCAATGGCCTGTCCACGACCACATCGCACAGGGCGCCGACGCCGGTGTTGACCCCATAGGCGCGAATGCCCCGATCGACGATTGCCTCGACGATCGCGCGGGCCTCCGTGACGCGCCGCTTCGCCGCATCTCCGAGAAGAAGGCGCGCTCCCTCGCCAACGGCGGCAACCTCGCGCCAGCCGAGATGGGTATCGACGACGATGGCGGTCATTCTGCCCTCAGGCCTGGAAGTTGCCGATGAACTGACGGAAGCGTTCGGAGTCGGAGTTGGTGAAGATCTCCTCCGGCGCGCCCTCGGCCTCGACGACGCCCTCGTGCAGGAACATCACCCTGTCGGAGACATTGCGGGCGAACGCCATTTCGTGGGTGACCACCAGCATGGTCCGCCCCTCTTCGGCCAGCGACCGCATGACCTTCAGCACCTCGCCGACCAGTTCCGGATCGAGTGCCGAGGTCGGCTCGTCGAACAGCAGCGCCTTCGGCTGCATGGCCAGCGCCCGGGCGATGGCGGCGCGCTGCTGCTGGCCGCCGGACAGGTGGGCGGGGTAATAGTTCCGCCGCTCGGCGAGACCGACCTTCTCGAGCAGTGCCTCCGCCTCGGCGATGCACTCCGCCTTGGGGCGCTTCAGGACGTGCACCGGCCCTTCGATCAGGTTCTGCAGCACGGTCATGTGGGACCAGAGATTGAAGCTCTGGAATACCATGGCGAGCTCGGAGCGGATGCGGTCGACCTGCTTGCGGTCGGCCGGCACCAGCGATCCCGCCCGGTTGCGCTTCATGGCAATGGCCTCGCCCGCCACCGTGATTTCGCCCTCGTCCGGCGTCTCCAGCAGGTTGATGCAGCGCAGGAAGGTGCTCTTGCCCGATCCGGAAGCGCCGAGGATCGAAATCACGTCGCCATCTTGGGCGTCGAGCGAGATGCCGCGCAACACCTCATGCTGACCGAAGGACTTGCGGATGTTGCGGACCGAAATTGCCGGTACCGGGACGTCAGCCATGAACCTCTCCCTGGCGTCCGCCGCCGCTTGCCGGAACCGGCCGCTCCCTGAGGTGCGGCGACAGTCGGTATTCGACAAGAGCCATCAGGCGGACAATGATGAAATTGATGAGAAGATAGATCAGCGTCGCGACCAGGAATACCTCCATGGTGCGATAGGTCTGCGAAATCAGCCGCTGTGCCGTGCCGGTCACCTCCCAAACGGTGACGAGGCTGGCGAGCGCCGTCGATTTCACCATCAGGATGATCTCGGTCGAATAGGCCGGCAGCGCCTGCCGGATGGCGATCGGCGCAATGATGCGCCGGAACAGCAAGAGGCCGGACATGCCGGCGGCCCTGCCCGCCTCGATCTCGCGGGACGGCACGGCCTGCAGGCCGCCGCGCATGATCTCGGCCTGATAGCCGGCGGTACAGAGGGCCAGCGCCAGCACGGCACAGGAGAAGGGATCGCGCAGCACTGGCCAGAACAGGCTGTGACGAACGGCCGGGAACTGGCCGAGACCGTAGTAGATCAGGAACATCTGGATGAGCAGCGGCGAGCCGCGAAACACGAAGACGTAGGCGCGAGCAAAGGCCGACAGGACCAGCCCGCCGGACACCCGGCAATAGGTGATGCCGAGCGCAAAAAACGCGCCGAGGCTGACCGAGCAGGCGAACAGTCCCAGTGTCATCGGCACCGCGGCGACCAGCTTGACGAAGGTGGAGATGAGGAAGGCGACGTCGAAATCCATGATGCCCTCCTCCCTAGCGCCGGCCGAGACTGTGACGGAAGCTTCTGGCGACGCGCCGTTCGGCGAAGCCGAAGACACGGTCGGACAGCGTCGTCAGCACCAGATAGAGCGCCCCGCCGACGATGAAGAACAGGAAATACTGCTTGGTGGAGCCAGCGGCGATCTGGGAGGTCCGCATCAGCTCGGCGAGCCCGGTCACCGACACCAGGGTCGAATCCTTGAGGCTGAGCTGCCAGACGTTACCGAGGCCCGGCAGCGAGAAGCGCAGGATCTGCGGTACCAGGATACGGCGGAAGCGCAGCATGGTTCCCATGCCGATCGAGCGGGCCGCGTCGAGTTCGCCACGGGAGACGGCCTGATAGGCGCCGCGATAAACTTCTGCCTGATAGGCACCGGAGATCAGGCCGACCGCTATGGCACCGGCCAGAAACGAGGGCAGCCCGAGAAACCCCTCGTAGTTGAGCCATTGCCCGACGGCTGTGACGGCCTGGGAACCGCCAAAATAGACCAGATAGATGATCAGAAGCTCAGGCGCGCCGCGAAATATGGTCGTGTAGGCGTCGCCGAGCCAGCGCGCCGGTCGCGAAGACGACAGCTTGGCCGCCGCGATGATGGCGCCGAGCAGAGCCCCGATGCACAGCGAGGCGGCCGTGACCGCCAGCGTCATGCCCATGGCCCACAAAAGGATGCCACCCCGGCCATGCTCGCCGAAGCCGATCAGGTCAATCCACGACATCAAGGCTCTCCGTCGGGCGCTCCCGGACCCTTTAGCGGATCGTCTCCGCCATCACCAGTCCGGGAGCTTCCTGTCGCATCAGGGGGTGACGTCGACCTTGAGCCACTTCTCCGACAGCTTCTTCACGGTACCGTCGGCGACGGCGGCCTTGATCGCCTCGTCGAACAGCGCCTTCAGCTCCGGATCGGACTTGCGAATCCCGAGTCCCTCGCCCTCGCCCCAGATCGAACCGGTGATTTCCGGGCCGGTGAAGGCCAGATCGGCATTGTCGGCGCTCGCGAAGGCACCAAGGAAATAGGTCGCATCATCGAAGCCGGCGTCGATGCGGCCGGCCGACAGGTCGAGATCGCGCTCGGCCGACGTCTTGTATTCCTTGATCTCGGCCACATCCTTGAAGTTGTCGTAGATGAAGCCGGCATAGACGGTCGACGCCTGGATGCCGATGATCTTGCCGGTCAGCGCCTTCTTCAGCGGTTCGATCGCCTCGGCGCCATCCTTGGTGTTGGCGAGCTTGATCACCGAACCGGTGCCGGCAAGCTTGGCGAGCTCGCCGTCCTTGGGCGCTGCGAAAACGGCCGGCGTCGCGGCATAGGGAACGGTGAAGTCGATCACTTCCTTCCGCTCCGGCGTGATCGACAAGGCGTCCATGATGACGTCGAACTTGCCGGCGTTGAGAGCGGTGATCATGCCGTCCCAGTCCTGCGAAATGAGCGTGCACTTCAGCTTGGCGTGGGCGCATAGATACTCGGTGAGATCGGGCTCGAAACCGACGATCTTGCCGTTGGCGTCGGTCAGGTTCCAAGGCGCATAGGCGCCCTCAAGCGCGATGGTGACGTCCGTCCACTCCTTGGCCGATGCCGGCACGGCCAGCACGGCGAACAGGGCGGATGCGGCAACAACACTGCGAAGGCTCATGGTGTTCTCCTCTGGTTTTGCGAAGCACTCCGGCTTCTTTTGAATGTCTTTCGCTGCATGCGCGCCAGAACTTACATCACGCCCTGAGGCGGGCAAGCGCGGCGGCAAACGCCCGGTCGATCGCTTCTTCCTCCGGATGGCGGCCATCCTCGACCAGCCAGCGGCCGCCAATCATCACGTCGCGCACGACCGATCCCAGGCCGCCGAAAATCCAACGGTCGAGGATCGCGTCGCCCTGCACGGCGGCCAGATAGGGCGACCGCCCGTCCAGCACCACCAGATCCGCAGGCGCATCCACGACCAGTCCCGCCCCGGCCACGCCGGACGCCTGGGCGCCACCGGCGAGCGCACCGTCGAACAGCGTGCGGCCGACCGAGGCTCCCGGCCGGCTGGCCATCCGATTCCGCCGACGATCGCGCAACCGCTGACCATATTCAAGAAGCCGCAACTCGTCGGCGACCGAGGTGGCGACGTGGCTGTCGGTGCCGATACCGAACCGCCCGTCCGCGGCAAGGAAGTCCGTAGCCGGAAAGAGGCCATCCCCGAGATCCGCTTCCGTCGTCGGGCAAAGGCCGACAACGGCGCCCGAGCCGGCAATCATGGCAACCTCTAGGTCGGTGACATGGGTCGCATGAACGAGACACCAACGCTCGTCGACATCGGCCATGTCATAGAGGCGTTCCACCGGGCGCCGTCCCGAATGGGCGATGGAAGCCGACACCTCGCGCTCCTGCTCGGCCACATGAATGTGGATGGGCGCGTGTTCCGGCACCGCTTTCACGATGGCCGCGATCTCGTCGCCGGTCACCGCCCGGAGCGAATGAAAGGCGAGACCGAGCCGTGCGCCGGCCACCCGGCACGGCTCGACAAGGCCGTGCAGCAAGGTCAGGAAGCCGTCGACGTCATGGATGAACCGGCGCTGGCCGGCGGTCGGCGCCGCGCCACCGAAGTCCGAATGCGCGTAGAACACCGGCAGCAGAGTCAAGCCGATGCCGGAAAGGTCCGCCGCCCGCAGCATGGCCAGCGACATTTCCGCCGGCTCGGCATAGGGGCGTCCATCCGGACCATGATGGAGGTAATGGAACTCGGCAACGCGTCCGAAGCCGCCCTTCAGCAGCTCCACCTGAAGCTTGGCCGCAATCGCCACCACGTCATCGGGCGTCAGCAGCGATACCAGCCGATACATCTCCTCGCGCCAGGTCCAGAAGCTGTCGTCACCCTGCCCGGCAACGTCGGTCAATCCGGCCATGGCCCGCTGGAAGGCATGCGAATGAAGATTGGCGAGAGCCGGAATGACCGGCCCGCCGAGCCGCCTGGCGCCACTCGCACCGGCGCCGCGCTCGATGGACGAGATCCGTCCGTCGGCACCAACGGCGAGGATGACGTTCTCGGCCCAACCGTCCGCCAGCAAGGCTCTTTCGGCGAAAAGCAATTGATGGTTATCTGCTACCATCTTGTTCGCGAAACCTCACGCTTGTACATACAAGCACTGTAGAGGAAATTTCTTAGGCCGCAAGCCGAATCCATTTGCCTCTGACTATTTTTGGGGAGTGCCTAGAAAATGAGCGACGTCGACGAACGTCAAGGTGGGACTCCCCCGCATTATGCCATGGTCAAGCAGATGATTCTCAGCCGGATCGGCAGCGGCGAATGGCCGGCCCGCCATCGCATTCCCTCAGAAAATGAGCTGGTCGCCACGCTCGGCCTCAGCCGGATGACCATAAACCGGGCACTGCGCGAACTCGCGGCGGATGGCGTCCTTCTTCGCATCCAGGGACTTGGAACCTTCGTCGCCGAAGGCAAGAGCCAGACCTCGGTGTTCAAGGTGCGCAACATCGCCGATGAGATTCGCGAGCGCGGCCACGCCCACGCGGCACAAACGGTGATGAAGGACGAGGTGAAAGCGACGCCGGAGCTGGCCGACGAACTGGGTGTCGAGCTCGGCACACCCGTGTTCCACTCGCTGGTCATCCACCTCGAGAACGACATCCCGGTCCAGCTCGAAGACAGATATGTCAATCCGGCCCTCGCGCCCGACTACCTTACGCAAGATTTCTCCGCCCGCACGCCCAACAGCTATCTGAGCGCCGTGGCGCCTTGGACGACGGTCGAACATACCGTCGAAGCCGTTCTGCCCGCCTCTTGGGAGGCCAAGCTGCTGGCCATCGCCCGAGGCGACCCTTGCCTGTTGATCCGCCGTCGCACCTTTTCCGGCGAGCGGGTCGTCACCTCGGTCCGCTTGCTGATGCCCGGCGGGCGCAGTCGCATCGAGAGCCGACAGACCGCCGGATCCTGATTGCCTGCCTCCACACGTCGACCATGACGCAGGCTCGGCCGTTTGCCGCCCCTCGCCCGGATCGCTGCGCCAGATTGCACGCAGGAGATGAAAGGGGTAGGTTTCCACACTGCTTCTGTTTCGTTGCATGAAACATAAATTAACAACCATGAAGATACGGTCCGGATGGCCTGCGGTGGAGCGGGCATGAAGCAAGGATCGACCGGATCGTGCCGGATCAACGAATCGTCGCGCTGGACGGCCTGCGGGGCACAGCGATCGCCTGCGTGATGCTCGGCCATTTCGGCCCGGAGATACTGAGCGGCGCGGGGCCATTCGGCGTG contains these protein-coding regions:
- the hutC gene encoding histidine utilization repressor is translated as MSDVDERQGGTPPHYAMVKQMILSRIGSGEWPARHRIPSENELVATLGLSRMTINRALRELAADGVLLRIQGLGTFVAEGKSQTSVFKVRNIADEIRERGHAHAAQTVMKDEVKATPELADELGVELGTPVFHSLVIHLENDIPVQLEDRYVNPALAPDYLTQDFSARTPNSYLSAVAPWTTVEHTVEAVLPASWEAKLLAIARGDPCLLIRRRTFSGERVVTSVRLLMPGGRSRIESRQTAGS
- the hutF gene encoding formimidoylglutamate deiminase, giving the protein MVADNHQLLFAERALLADGWAENVILAVGADGRISSIERGAGASGARRLGGPVIPALANLHSHAFQRAMAGLTDVAGQGDDSFWTWREEMYRLVSLLTPDDVVAIAAKLQVELLKGGFGRVAEFHYLHHGPDGRPYAEPAEMSLAMLRAADLSGIGLTLLPVFYAHSDFGGAAPTAGQRRFIHDVDGFLTLLHGLVEPCRVAGARLGLAFHSLRAVTGDEIAAIVKAVPEHAPIHIHVAEQEREVSASIAHSGRRPVERLYDMADVDERWCLVHATHVTDLEVAMIAGSGAVVGLCPTTEADLGDGLFPATDFLAADGRFGIGTDSHVATSVADELRLLEYGQRLRDRRRNRMASRPGASVGRTLFDGALAGGAQASGVAGAGLVVDAPADLVVLDGRSPYLAAVQGDAILDRWIFGGLGSVVRDVMIGGRWLVEDGRHPEEEAIDRAFAAALARLRA
- a CDS encoding ABC transporter ATP-binding protein, which encodes MADVPVPAISVRNIRKSFGQHEVLRGISLDAQDGDVISILGASGSGKSTFLRCINLLETPDEGEITVAGEAIAMKRNRAGSLVPADRKQVDRIRSELAMVFQSFNLWSHMTVLQNLIEGPVHVLKRPKAECIAEAEALLEKVGLAERRNYYPAHLSGGQQQRAAIARALAMQPKALLFDEPTSALDPELVGEVLKVMRSLAEEGRTMLVVTHEMAFARNVSDRVMFLHEGVVEAEGAPEEIFTNSDSERFRQFIGNFQA
- a CDS encoding HAL/PAL/TAL family ammonia-lyase: MTAIVVDTHLGWREVAAVGEGARLLLGDAAKRRVTEARAIVEAIVDRGIRAYGVNTGVGALCDVVVDRPLQRQLSHNILMSHATGIGAPLGIVETRAIMATAVSNYALGHSGVRLQVVEALVRLLNADVTPVVPAKGSVGYLSHMAHIALVLVGSGRARVGDRIVTGAEALAVAGLVPLELGAKEGLSLVNGIPCATGLASLALKRAERLLGWADAIAALTIEALMGNPAAFDPAALSLRVSPALQAVGATLRDRLAGSGIVAAGAGRKTQDALSMRAVPHVHGAARDAFAVAADVVERELASVSDNPAIVGTPDEPGVHSEAHAVGAAVGLALDHLAIAVAEVAAMAERRLDRLVNPLVSGLPAFLAADSGVGSGFMIAQYAAVSLVNENRRLSLPASLDGGITSALQEDHLSHATPASLKALSIIENAEAILGIELLAAGQAHEFRPEGRAAGTDRLYRQLRLVVGSYGDDRPLADDMAVAADLIRTERPA
- a CDS encoding ABC transporter permease translates to MDFDVAFLISTFVKLVAAVPMTLGLFACSVSLGAFFALGITYCRVSGGLVLSAFARAYVFVFRGSPLLIQMFLIYYGLGQFPAVRHSLFWPVLRDPFSCAVLALALCTAGYQAEIMRGGLQAVPSREIEAGRAAGMSGLLLFRRIIAPIAIRQALPAYSTEIILMVKSTALASLVTVWEVTGTAQRLISQTYRTMEVFLVATLIYLLINFIIVRLMALVEYRLSPHLRERPVPASGGGRQGEVHG
- a CDS encoding ABC transporter permease: MSWIDLIGFGEHGRGGILLWAMGMTLAVTAASLCIGALLGAIIAAAKLSSSRPARWLGDAYTTIFRGAPELLIIYLVYFGGSQAVTAVGQWLNYEGFLGLPSFLAGAIAVGLISGAYQAEVYRGAYQAVSRGELDAARSIGMGTMLRFRRILVPQILRFSLPGLGNVWQLSLKDSTLVSVTGLAELMRTSQIAAGSTKQYFLFFIVGGALYLVLTTLSDRVFGFAERRVARSFRHSLGRR
- a CDS encoding transporter substrate-binding domain-containing protein; translation: MSLRSVVAASALFAVLAVPASAKEWTDVTIALEGAYAPWNLTDANGKIVGFEPDLTEYLCAHAKLKCTLISQDWDGMITALNAGKFDVIMDALSITPERKEVIDFTVPYAATPAVFAAPKDGELAKLAGTGSVIKLANTKDGAEAIEPLKKALTGKIIGIQASTVYAGFIYDNFKDVAEIKEYKTSAERDLDLSAGRIDAGFDDATYFLGAFASADNADLAFTGPEITGSIWGEGEGLGIRKSDPELKALFDEAIKAAVADGTVKKLSEKWLKVDVTP